A stretch of the Musa acuminata AAA Group cultivar baxijiao chromosome BXJ2-7, Cavendish_Baxijiao_AAA, whole genome shotgun sequence genome encodes the following:
- the LOC135616648 gene encoding rac-like GTP-binding protein 5 translates to MSASRFIKCVTVGDGAVGKTCMLISYTSNTFPTDYVPTVFDNFSANVVVDGNTVNIGLWDTAGQEDYNRLRPLSYRGADVFLLAFSLISKASYENVAKKWIPELNHYAPGVPIILVGTKLDLRDDKQFFMDHPGAVSVSAAQGEELRKLIGAPSYIECSSKTQQNIKAVFDAAIKVVLQPPKKKGRKAQKGCSIL, encoded by the exons ATGAGTGCCTCCAGGTTTATCAAGTGCGTCACGGTGGGCGACGGCGCCGTCGGCAAGACCTGCATGCTCATATCGTACACCAGCAACACTTTCCCAACG GATTATGTCCCTACGGTGTTTGACAATTTCAGTGCAAATGTAGTGGTTGATGGTAACACGGTTAATATAGGTTTGTGGGATACTGCAG GCCAAGAAGATTACAACAGACTAAGACCTTTGAGCTATCGAGGTGCAGATGTTTTTCTGTTAGCCTTCTCTCTCATAAGTAAAGCCAGCTATGAAAATGTGGCCAAGAAG TGGATTCCTGAACTGAATCACTATGCACCTGGAGTGCCCATAATTCTCGTCGGAACAAAACTTG ATCTCCGGGATGATAAGCAGTTTTTCATGGATCACCCTGGTGCCGTATCTGTAAGTGCTGCTCAG GGGGAAGAATTGAGGAAGCTAATCGGTGCTCCTTCCTACATCGAGTGCAGTTCAAAGACACAGCAA AATATAAAGGCAGTATTTGATGCGGCCATTAAAGTGGTACTCCAACCACCCAAAAAGAAAGGTAGGAAGGCGCAGAAGGGTTGCTCCATCTTGTGA
- the LOC103990705 gene encoding basic leucine zipper 19: MDDGEPDLSNPEVFSTPGAGEDLPSSCSMDSFFDKILNDGHTCTHTHTCNPPGPNLSHTHTCFHVHTKILSSPPDETAESVEKSDSSKKRPCNNREAVRKYREKKKAHAASLEEEAAHLRAINQQLFKRLQNQAALEAEIARLKCLLVDLRGRIEGEIGPFPYHKPVKGSGDFVSNVTQGNMLAGAQVLNPCSFHCDDQVNWFYPGMHGKDVGETGVFDDQGLGVCEIGNMQCMGSSTSGSQDFASCKSKTAKPVDCSSNATRLEGARAPKDS, encoded by the exons ATGGACGATGGGGAGCCCGATTTGTCTAATCCTGAGGTCTTCTCTACCCCGGGCGCTGGTGAGGATCTTCCTAGCAGCTGCTCAATGGATAGCTTCTTCGACAAAATATTAAATGACGGGCATACGTGCACCCATACTCACACCTGCAACCCTCCCGGGCCCAACCTCTCGCACACGCATACCTGTTTCCATGTCCACACCAAAATTCTCTCGTCTCCCCCAGATGAGACTGCTGAGTCGGTGGAGAAGAGTGATTCTTCGAAGAAAAGGCCTTGTAATAATCGAGAAGCCGTTCGGAAGTatagggagaagaagaaggcccATGCAGCATCCCTGGAGGAGGAGGCAGCTCACCTGAGAGCAATCAACCAACAACTGTTTAAAAGACTTCAGAACCAAGCTGCCCTTGAAGCTGAGATTGCAAGGCTTAAATGCTTGCTTGTGGATCTGAGGGGGAGGATTGAGGGAGAGATTGGGCCTTTTCCTTATCACAAGCCAGTGAAAGGGAGTGGAGATTTTGTTTCTAACGTGACACAGGGGAACATGCTGGCTGGTGCTCAGGTTCTAAATCCATGTAGTTTCCATTGTGATGATCAGGTTAACTGGTTCTATCCAGGGATGCACGGAAAGGATGTGGGAGAAACTGGTGTATTTGATGATCAGGGTCTTGGAGTCTGTGAGATTGGGAACATGCAGTGCATGGGGAGTTCAACTTCTGGATCTCAGGACTTTGCGAGCTGCAAAAGCAAGACTGCAAAACCTGTTGACTGCTCATCTAATGCCACAAGATTAGAAg GAGCTCGCGCACCCAAGGACTCTTGA